The following proteins come from a genomic window of Aspergillus luchuensis IFO 4308 DNA, chromosome 3, nearly complete sequence:
- a CDS encoding M28 family metallopeptidase (COG:O;~EggNog:ENOG410PIZ5;~InterPro:IPR007484;~MEROPS:MER0001911;~PFAM:PF04389;~TransMembrane:9 (i12-36o393-415i448-467o479-499i511-531o537-558i666-694o706-727i734-755o)) has protein sequence MAPLRLSRANPLAFTPWPVTLITTVVYLAFLIPLLIVHHVVPSPPTANPNGLDLTQAWADLQVLTDGFHPYNSRRNDEVHTWLLQRIHEILDVAPSADQYLSVDEEKPKPAVFVFDDTQSNLSFVGNSLSSSNTAVYFEGTNILVYIRGTDDDPENWWEEPNGVPSGKGGVLVNAHYDSVSTGYGATDDGVGVVTCLQLIQYFMTPGHAPRRGLVVLLNNGEEDYLNGARVYGQHPIAKFPHTFLNLEGAGAGGRAILFRSSDTEVTRPYMSSKYPFGSVLAADGFATGLIASQTDYVVFEGDLGLRGLDVAFMEPRARYHTEQDDSRHTSKSSLWHMLSAAVATTEGLVSDKSAQFDGAPRDDAKVASGSGSKAVWFDLFGTTFVLFELHTLFALSVTLLVVAPLALLVTGIALTRADKMYLFRTTAKTDDGLDSTPLRGLRGFFRFPFLFAIPTAVTVGLAYLVTKVNPLIIHSSEYAVWSMMLSAWIFLAWFVSRVANTARPSALHRIYTLTWMFVLAWVLLVISTVYQNQRGLAGGYSVFFFFCGTFLATWISYLELFSLPRKSEFANQNRPMSRRASSYGGSRLGTASGEDHEEDDHDAEEEEEEEHEPTESTSLLGGGQRTTFANYVRVSGDHRGSDTDEHHHYPGVYENEQRWSGSLPAWIWTLQFLLIAPLVLIMVGPLALLLTSALHQTGQDGSSSLFIYVAIAALTTYLLTPLLPFIHRHTYHLPVFLLLVFLGTLIYNLVAFPFSPTNRLKLFFIQDIDLTTGSTTASLAGVQPYVHAAASTLPSTTNQNITCTEHTTRGTKCAWPGLAPRVVPDTPYSGWLDFTISQQHNTTSTDNQNNDDEDRQHPKQARITLSGRNTRACKLLFDSPISSFSVLGSATDPRFPTTSPHGTKEIRLWSREWENEWVVDVAWSGNTTHTDDDNGEEEKEGKLTGKAVCLWSDNNSKGVIPALDEVRQFAPNWVAVSKAADGLVEGWKGFTI, from the coding sequence ATGGCTCCTCTCAGGCTATCGCGAGCCAATCCACTGGCCTTCACCCCCTGGCCCGTCACCCTGATCACCACCGTCGTCTATctcgccttcctcatcccactGCTTATCGTGCATCATGTCGTCCCCTCGCCTCCAACTGCCAACCCCAACGGTCTCGACCTCACCCAAGCCTGGGCCGATCTCCAAGTCCTAACCGACGGTTTCCACCCGTACAACTCGCGTCGCAACGACGAAGTCCACACCTGGCTTCTGCAACGCATCCACGAGATCCTCGACGTCGCACCTTCGGCCGACCAGTACCTCTCcgtcgatgaggagaagccgaagcccgccgtcttcgtctttgACGATACGCAATCCAACCTCTCCTTCGTGGGCAACTCCCTGTCCAGCTCCAACACCGCCGTTTACTTCGAGGGCACCAACATCCTCGTCTACATTCGCGGAACAGACGATGATCCCGAGAACTGGTGGGAGGAACCCAACGGTGTGCCCTCCGGCAAGGGCGGCGTGCTGGTCAATGCCCACTACGATAGTGTTTCAACGGGATACGGCGCCACCGATGATGGTGTCGGTGTCGTGACTTGTTTGCAGCTGATTCAGTACTTCATGACGCCGGGCCATGCGCCGCGGAGGGGCTTGGTTGTGCTGCTGAATAACGGCGAAGAGGATTATCTGAATGGCGCGCGCGTGTACGGTCAGCATCCGATCGCCAAGTTCCCCCATACGTTCCTCAATCTCGAGGGTGCGGGGGCTGGCGGTCGTGCTATCCTATTTCGCAGCTCGGATACCGAGGTCACCCGTCCGTATATGAGTTCGAAGTATCCGTTTGGGTCGGTGTTGGCGGCGGATGGGTTTGCGACGGGTCTCATTGCTAGTCAGACGGATTATGTGGTGTTTGAGGGGGATTTGGGCCTGCGGGGACTGGACGTTGCGTTTATGGAGCCGAGGGCTAGGTATCATACGGAGCAGGATGATTCGAGACATACAAGTAAGAGCTCACTGTGGCACATGTTGTCTGCGGCGGTTGCGACTACGGAGGGGTTGGTCTCGGATAAGAGTGCGCAGTTTGATGGCGCGCCCAGGGATGATGCGAAAGTTGCGAGCGGGTCAGGGTCCAAGGCTGTGTGGTTTGATCTGTTTGGGACGACTTTCGTTTTGTTCGAGCTGCATACGCTGTTTGCGCTGTCGGTGACGCTGCTCGTGGTTGCGCCGCTGGCTCTGCTGGTGACGGGTATTGCGCTCACCCGCGCGGACAAGATGTATTTGTTTAGAACGACTGCAAAGACGGATGATGGTCTGGACTCGACTCCTCTGCGGGGTCTACGTGGTTTCTTCCGGTTTCCGTTCCTCTTTGCCATCCCTACGGCTGTCACTGTTGGTCTGGCGTACCTGGTGACTAAGGTTAACCCGCTGATTATCCACAGCAGCGAGTATGCCGTCTGGAGCATGATGCTGTCTGCCTGGATCTTTTTGGCTTGGTTTGTCTCGCGGGTGGCTAACACTGCTCGTCCGTCTGCGCTGCACCGCATCTACACCCTGACCTGGATGTTCGTGCTGGCCTGGGTACTCCTTGTCATCTCCACGGTCTACCAGAACCAACGCGGCCTGGCTGGCGGCTACTccgtctttttcttcttctgcggcACCTTCCTCGCCACTTGGATCTCCTATCTAGAGCTCTTCTCCTTGCCGCGCAAGTCCGAGTTCGCGAACCAAAACCGGCCGATGTCCCGCCGGGCCAGCAGCTACGGCGGCAGTCGACTAGGCACAGCGTCAGGTGAAGACCACGAGGAGGACGACCAcgacgccgaagaagaggaagaggaagaacatGAGCCCACCGAATCGACCTCCCTACTCGGAGGCGGCCAGCGCACCACCTTCGCCAACTACGTCCGCGTCTCCGGCGACCACCGCGGCTCCGACACCGACgagcaccaccactacccAGGCGTCTACGAGAACGAGCAACGCTGGAGCGGCTCGCTCCCAGCCTGGATCTGGACCCTacaattcctcctcatcgcccCGCTAGTCCTCATCATGGTTGGACccctcgctctcctcctgACCAGCGCCCTCCACCAAACCGGCCAAGACGGCAGCTCCTCCCTATTCATCTACGTCGCCATCGCAGCCCTAACCACATACCTCCTCAcgcccctcctccccttcatccACCGCCACACCTACCACCTCcccgtcttcctcctcctcgtcttcctcggtaCTTTAATCTACAACCTCGtcgccttccccttctccccgacCAACCGCCTCaaactcttcttcatccaagaCATCGACCTCACCACCggctccaccaccgcctccctcGCCGGCGTCCAACCCTACGTCCACGCCGCcgcatccaccctccccagcaCCACGAACCAAAACATCACTTGCACCGAACACACCACCCGCGGCACCAAATGCGCCTGGCCGGGCCTCGCCCCGCGCGTTGTCCCAGACACACCATACTCCGGCTGGCTCGACTTTACCATCTCCCAGCAACacaacaccacctccactgATAACCAAaacaacgacgacgaagaccgTCAACACCCAAAGCAAGCCCGCATCACCTTATCAGGCCGCAACACCCGCGCCTGCAAACTCCTCTTCGACTCGCccatctcctctttctccgtCCTCGGCTCCGCCACAGATCCCCGCTTCCCGACCACGTCTCCGCACGGCACGAAGGAGATCCGTCTGTGGAGTAGAGAATGGGAGAATGAGTGGGTCGTGGATGTTGCGTGGTCAGGAAACACTACCCATACTGACGATGATaatggcgaagaagaaaaagaaggaaagttAACCGGCAAAGCAGTCTGTCTCTGGAGTGACAACAACTCAAAGGGTGTCATCCCCGCGTTGGATGAAGTCAGACAGTTTGCGCCCAATTGGGTGGCGGTTAGTAAGGCTGCGGATGGGTTAgtggaggggtggaaggggttTACCATTTAG
- the MOT1 gene encoding DNA-binding ATPase (BUSCO:EOG092602I6;~COG:K;~EggNog:ENOG410PIIR;~InterPro:IPR016024,IPR011989,IPR027417,IPR022707, IPR000330,IPR038718,IPR001650,IPR044078,IPR014001;~PFAM:PF00176,PF12054,PF00271;~go_function: GO:0005524 - ATP binding [Evidence IEA]): MNALTNDILCRLLETGSTPLIRNTAAQQLADVQKQHPDELFNLLGRILPYLKSKSWDTRTAAAKAIGLIVANADTFDPNEEDGETIKKLDEDDVEIKSEEEQPSSPSDSLLQLETLDLASILKYGKRLLGSAGKEYEYSLAAMDPVSRLQHQKKTLTSRLGLAGEYIEEDLIDDNDLVLKTPAIKDEAPQKETNHHNSAPPLASPMESANGEESGLSKRQLNQLKRKNKQSARMGANKVRVVDLSTRRPSDNVTTPSATTPHPIKAENGEEKNGDSKQDYFSLERSSGDDDQKIVSEFKGSTAPEKPLIQPDTSDEGPSNSWPYDPMCEILTMDIFDPNWEVRHGAAMALREVIRVQGVGAGRLRGKSRPENDVLNRKWLDDLACRLLCVLMLDRFGDYISDNVVAPIRETVGQTLGALLSQLPSRSVVAVYKCLYRIVMQNDLGLERPIWEVCHGGMIGLRYLVAVRKDILIKDRSLMDGVLEAVMKGLGDYDDDVRAVSAATLVPMAEEFVASRQSTLGSLMNIVWDCLSNLQDDLSASTGSVMDLLAKLCTFREVLDAMKANAAVDPESSFGNLVPRLYPFLRHTITSVRSAVLRALMTFLQLEGEGTNEWVNGKALRLIFQNLLVERNEGVLKLSLQVWSELLNSLESRGVFKADGDLLSYIEPLITLTMSPFGVPRYPLPMDASLFIKPSGVPFPNSAAAPAKSSPTANNAAADGPKKRGRKAEKKEAPPPSAHNVDGHMLQGDIDLVGADTMLRSKIYAARALGKLLFLWDKNELPSLWQTILAGLRHTASTSQLSTAMIVEEYARVSGPGSKYASLLTEQLRPIIEGERPLWYSDIACYLQVARAQCHSLLYAFKDHAHVPGSRLPTLAVVVQGEEQAGPSAFSLADAEKVAGPDFERLKKGLAPAQRITALQVLNDTRATAESAIEEARSVREQRDLRVRAAAAGALVALHDIPKKPSHIIKGMMDSIKKEENAELQQRSATAIAFLVEYYTTATKRGPVDKVIGNLVKYCCVDTSETPEFHHNATLEKSILSLRKEEDRRDHPDAAKFEREAKEARIMRRGAKEALEQLAVKFGSQLLEKVPNLATLVERPLKEALAGDLPQEILNPDNELGQEVVDGLSTLRALLPKFDKGLHPWIIGLMPLIVKALQCRLSVIRYAAAKCFATVCSVITVEGMTMLVEKVLPTINDPLDVHHRQGAVECIYHLIHVMEDGILPYVIFLVVPVLGRMSDSDNDVRLLATTSFATLVKLVPLEAGIPDPPGLSEELLKGRDRERKFMSQMLDVRKVEEFQLPVAIKAELRPYQQEGVNWLAFLNRYNLHGILCDDMGLGKTLQTICIVASDHHLRADEYARTQSAEVRKLPSLIVCPPSLSGHWQQEVKQYAPFLNCVAYVGPPVERAKLQGNLADADIVVTSYDICRNDNDVLRPISWNYCVLDEGHLIKNPKAKVTVAVKRIASNHRLILSGTPIQNNVLELWSLFDFLMPGFLGTEKVFLDRFAKPIAASRFSKSSSKEQEAGALAIEALHKQVLPFLLRRLKEEVLNDLPPKIIQNYYCDPSDLQKRLFEDFTKKEQKELANKLGSSEKSDKEHIFQALQYMRRLCNSPALVVKEGHKQYNEVQQYLTTKQSHIRDVSHAPKLSALRDLLLDCGIGVDPPTEGDLGTGASYVSPHRALVFCQMKEMLDIVQSEVLRKLLPSVQYLRLDGGVEATKRQDIVNRFNSDPSYDVLLLTTSVGGLGLNLTGADTVIFVEHDWNPQKDIQAMDRAHRIGQKKVVNVYRLITRGTLEEKILNLQRFKIDVASTVVNQQNAGLNTMDTDQLLDLFNLGETADNAEKPNEQAGNEVDMVDIDGEVKEKGKKGWLDDLGELWDDRQYQEEYNLDSFLATMKS; this comes from the exons ATGAATGCACTGACCAATGATATTCTTTGTAGGTTACTCGAGACAGGCAGCACGCCTCTCATCCGCAACACTGCAGCCCAGCAGCTTGCAGATGTTCAGAAACAGCATCCCGATGAGCTGTTCAACCTGCTCGGGCGCATTTTGCCTTATCTCAAGTCCAAGTCATGGGACACCCGAACAGCAGCTGCCAAGGCGATTGGTTTGATCGTTGCCAACGCCGACACCTTCGATCCcaatgaggaagatggtgaaACGATTAAGAAactcgacgaggatgatgtagAGATCAAgtcggaggaagagcaacCCTCTTCCCCAAGTGattccctcctccagctcgagACCTTGGACTTGGCATCAATCCTCAAGTACGGCAAGCGGTTACTGGGTAGCGCGGGTAAGGAGTATGAGTACTCGCTAGCCGCGATGGATCCGGTCTCCCGGTTGCAGCACCAGAAGAAAACTTTAACCTCCCGTCTAGGACTGGCCGGGGAATACATCGAGGAGGACTTGATCGACGATAATGATCTCGTCTTAAAGACCCCCGCTATCAAGGATGAAGCCCCGCAGAAGGAAACAAACCACCACAACTCCGCGCCACCGCTGGCATCTCCCATGGAAAGCGCTAACGGAGAAGAGTCGGGGTTGAGTAAGCGGCAATTGAACCAGCTCAAGCGGAAAAACAAGCAGAGCGCGAGGATGGGAGCCAACAAGGTTCGTGTCGTGGATTTGTCGACGCGAAGGCCCTCGGATAATGTCACCACCCCGTCAGCGACGACCCCCCACCCCATCAAGGCGGAAAAtggcgaagagaagaatggcgaCTCGAAGCAAGACTATTTCTCCCTGGAAAGATCGTCAGGCGACGACGACCAAAAGATTGTCTCGGAGTTCAAAGGGTCAACCGCCCCCGAGAAGCCCTTGATTCAACCAGACACCTCCGATGAAGGACCTAGCAACTCCTGGCCCTATGATCCTATGTGTGAAATTCTCACGATGGACATCTTTGATCCTAACTGGGAGGTTCGTCATGGGGCTGCGATGGCCCTCCGAGAGGTCATCCGTGTTCAGGGTGTTGGAGCTGGGCGCTTAAGAGGCAAAAGCAGGCCGGAGAACGATGTGCTAAACCGTAAATGGCTAGATGATCTGGCCTGTCGTCTTCTGTGTGTTCTTATGCTCGACCGTTTCGGTGACTACATCTCCGACAATGTCGTGGCCCCCATCCGAGAAACAGTTGGCCAGACGTTGGGTGCCCTTCTATCGCAGCTCCCCTCTCGGTCCGTGGTCGCTGTCTACAAGTGCCTCTACCGCATTGTCATGCAGAATGACCTGGGCTTGGAGCGTCCCATTTGGGAGGTGTGTCACGGTGGTATGATCGGGTTAAGGTACCTGGTGGCTGTTCGGAAAGACATCTTGATCAAGGATCGGAGTTTGATGGATGGCGTACTAGAGGCAGTAATGAAAGGGTTGGGAGACTATGACGACGATGTTCGTGCTGTGAGTGCGGCGACGCTTGTTCCCATGGCGGAGGAGTTTGTTGCGTCCAGGCAGAGCACGCTAGGAAGCCTGATGAACATTGTTTGGGACTGTCTTTCAAACCTACAGGACGACCTAAGTGCCAGTACCGGCTCAGTCATGGATCTTCTGGCGAAGCTGTGTACCTTCCGCGAGGTCCTGGATGCTATGAAGGCCAACGCGGCCGTGGACCCAGAGTCGTCGTTTGGAAACCTCGTGCCTCGTCTCTACCCGTTTTTGCGCCATACGATCACCAGCGTTCGCTCGGCGGTCCTTCGCGCCCTCATGAccttcctgcagctggaaGGCGAAGGTACCAACGAATGGGTGAATGGAAAAGCACTGCGCTTGATCTTTCAGAACCTCTTGGTGGAACGAAACGAAGGGGTGCTCAAGCTCTCGCTTCAAGTGTGGTCGGAACTGCTAAATTCCCTAGAATCTCGGGGGGTGTTCAAGGCTGATGGCGACCTCCTGAGCTACATCGAACCGCTCATCACCCTCACAATGTCACCGTTCGGTGTCCCAAGATATCCTCTTCCCATGGACGCCTCACTCTTTATCAAGCCATCTGGGGTGCCTTTCCCAAATAGTGCCGCGGCCCCCGCAAAGTCCTCGCCCACCGCGAACAATGCCGCCGCCGATGGACCGAAGAAGCGCGGGCGGAAAgcggaaaagaaagaagcgcCCCCGCCTTCAGCTCATAATGTGGATGGGCACATGCTTCAGGGCGATATTGATCTGGTGGGCGCAGATACAATGCTGCGATCGAAGATCTACGCGGCCAGAGCACTTGGCAAgttgctcttcctctgggATAAGAATGAACTTCCCAGCCTGTGGCAAACTATCTTGGCTGGTCTCAGGCATACGGCGTCGACGTCGCAATTGTCGACAGCCATGATCGTCGAGGAGTACGCTAGGGTCTCTGGACCTGGCAGTAAGTATGCTTCCCTTCTCACTGAGCAGTTACGCCCAATCATCGAAGGCGAACGCCCCCTGTGGTACAGCGACATTGCATGCTATCTACAGGTCGCCCGCGCACAGTGCCACTCGCTCCTTTATGCGTTCAAAGATCACGCTCATGTTCCTGGGTCAAGACTACCCACGCTGGCGGTCGTTGTTCAAGGAGAAGAGCAGGCTGGGCCCAGTGCGTTCTCCCTTGCCGACGCCGAAAAGGTTGCTGGGCCCGATTTTGAGCGGCTGAAGAAGGGTCTGGCCCCAGCCCAGCGTATCACCGCCCTCCAAGTTCTGAATGACACCCGTGCGACCGCAGAAAGCGCCATCGAGGAAGCCAGAAGTGTCCGGGAACAAAGGGATCTGCGTGTGCGGGCTGCCGCCGCGGGTGCGTTGGTGGCGTTGCACGACATCCCCAAGAAGCCAAGCCACATTATCAAGGGCATGATGGACAGtatcaagaaggaagagaatgcGGAGCTGCAACAGCGCTCTGCCACAGCTATCGCTTTCTTGGTTGAATATTACACCACTGCTACCAAACGAGGCCCTGTCGACAAGGTAATCGGGAATTTGGTCAAGTATTGCTGTGTGGACACTTCCGAGACCCCCGAGTTTCACCACAATGCGACCCTGGAGAAGTCTATTCTGTCTCTGcgcaaggaagaggacagGCGCGACCATCCGGATGCGGCGAAGTTCGAGAGagaggcgaaggaggcgAGGATCATGCGCCGTGGTGCCAAGGAAGCCCTCGAGCAATTGGCCGTCAAGTTCGGATCCCAGCTTCTAGAGAAGGTTCCTAATCTTGCAACCTTGGTGGAGCGGCCTCTAAAAGAGGCTCTTGCCGGCGACCTTCCCCAAGAGATCCTCAATCCCGACAACGAATTGGGTCAGGAGGTTGTGGATGGCCTGTCAACACTGCGCGCCTTGCTACCGAAGTTCGATAAGGGTCTCCACCCTTGGATTATCGGGCTCATGCCTCTAATTGTCAAGGCTCTGCAGTGCCGACTTTCAGTCATCCGATATGCCGCTGCCAAGTGCTTCGCAACCGTCTGCAGTGTCATTACTGTTGAGGGTATGACCATGTTGGTCGAGAAGGTACTGCCGACCATCAATGATCCCTTGGATGTTCACCACCGCCAGGGAGCTGTGGAGTGCATCTACCACCTGATCCATGTGATGGAGGACGGAATCCTTCCCTatgtcatcttcctcgtggTGCCGGTTTTGGGGCGGATGAGCGACTCGGACAATGACGTGCGCCTCTTGGCTACAACGTCTTTTGCTACCCTGGTTAAGCTTGTTCCCCTGGAAGCTGGCATTCCCGATCCGCCAGGCCTATCCGAGGAGTTGCTCAAGGGACGAGACCGGGAAAGGAAGTTCATGTCTCAAATGCTGGATGTTCGCAAGGTGGAAGAGTTTCAGCTGCCAGTTGCGATCAAAGCTGAGCTTCGGCCCTACCAGCAAGAGGGTGTCAACTGGCTTGCTTTCCTTAACCGGTACAACCTGCATGGTATTCTTTGTGATGACATGGGTCTTGGTAAGACTCTGCAGACAATCTGCATTGTCGCGAGTGACCACCATCTGCGCGCTGATGAGTATGCACGGACCCAGTCAGCGGAAGTTCGGAAGCTTCCGTCTTTGATTGTCTGCCCCCCGTCTCTTTCCGGTCACTGGCAGCAGGAGGTTAAACAATACGCCCCGTTCTTGAACTGCGTCGCTTACGTTGGTCCCCCGGTGGAGCGCGCAAAGCTGCAGGGCAACTTGGCGGATGCCGACATTGTCGTGACTTCTTACGACATCTGCCGGAACGACAACGACGTTCTCCGACCGATCAGCTGGAACTACTGTGTTTTGGATGAAGGACACCTTATCAAGAaccccaaggccaaggtcaCAGTTGCAGTCAAGCGGATTGCCAGCAACCACCGGCTGATCCTCTCTGGTACCCCGATCCAGAACAATGTCCTGGAACTGTGGTCGCTCTTCGATTTCCTTATGCCCGGATTCCTGGGTACAGAGAAGGTCTTCTTAGATCGGTTCGCCAAGCCAATCGCGGCTAGTCGCTTCAGCAAGTCGTCTTCCAAGGAACAAGAGGCCGGCGCTCTTGCTATTGAGGCCTTGCACAAGCAGGTGCTTCCGTTCTTGCTTCGTCgtctgaaggaggaggttctGAACGATCTGCCACCGAAGATCATTCAGAACTACTACTGTGACCCTAGTGACCTCCAGAAGAGACTTTTCGAGGACTTTAccaagaaggagcagaaggaactGGCAAACAAGCTGGGTAGCTCCGAGAAATCCGACAAAGAGCACATCTTCCAAGCACTGCAATACATGCGCCGTCTTTGCAATTCCCCTGCGCTGGTCGTGAAAGAGGGACACAAGCAGTACAATGAGGTCCAGCAATACCTCACCACGAAACAGTCCCATATTCGCGATGTGTCCCATGCACCGAAGCTCAGCGCTCTGCGCGACCTGCTACTCGACTGTGGCATCGGTGTCGACCCACCCACTGAAGGTGATCTCGGCACCGGGGCAAGCTATGTCAGCCCACACCGAGCTCTGGTGTTCTgtcagatgaaggagatgctCGACATCGTGCAAAGCGAAGTGCTGCGCAAGCTTCTCCCCTCGGTTCAGTATCTCCGCCTTGACGGTGGCGTGGAAGCTACCAAGCGTCAGGACATTGTCAACCGCTTCAACTCGGATCCCAGCTACGATGTTCTTCTCTTGACGACCAGCGTTGGTGGTCTGGGTCTGAACCTGACGGGAGCCGACACAGTCATCTTCGTGGAGCACGACTGGAACCCGCAGAAGGATATCCAAGCTATGGACCGTGCTCACCGTATCGGTcagaagaaggttgtcaaCGTGTACCGGTTGATCACACGCGGTactctggaggagaagatcctgaA TCTCCAACGATTCAAGATCGACGTGGCCTCCACAGTGGTCAACCAACAAAACGCGGGCCTAAATACAATGGACACCGACCAACTCCTGGACCTCTTCAACCTCGGAGAAACCGCCGACAACGCCGAGAAACCCAACGAGCAAGCCGGCAACGAAGTAGACATGGTCGACATCGACGGCGAAgtcaaagaaaagggcaagaagggctGGCTAGACGATCTCGGCGAGCTCTGGGACGACCGCCAATACCAGGAAGAATACAACCTGGACTCGTTCCTGGCCACAATGAAGTCATGA
- a CDS encoding uncharacterized protein (COG:C;~EggNog:ENOG410PQWP): MASGFGNNGGPSRCYNFWQEVLGCYVVNGGEGEAGKKKCVPALEDYYECLHHKKEALRTMKMQAAYRKAEAATPRENAPKAEQIRSLGLLGKEEEAAAFLAKA, encoded by the exons ATGGCTTCCGGTTTCGGTAACAACGGCG GTCCTTCCCGCTGCTACAACTTCTGGCAGGAGGTTCTCGGTTGCTACGTCGTTAACGGCGGAGAGGGTGAAGCTGGCAAGAAGAAGTGTGTGCCCGCTCTGGAGGATTACTACGAGTGCCTGCACCACAAGAAGGAG GCTCTCCGCACGATGAAGATGCAGGCCGCCTACCGCAAGGCTGAGGCCGCAACCCCCCGTGAAAACGCGCCCAAGGCGGAACAGATTCGCAGTCTGGGACTGCtagggaaagaggaggaggcagcGGCATTTTTGGCCAAGGCTTGA